In one window of Plasmodium cynomolgi strain B DNA, chromosome 13, whole genome shotgun sequence DNA:
- a CDS encoding high mobility group protein (putative) has protein sequence MDPMKKFNGMKNMGGKEVRKRRKNKKDPHAPKRSLSAYMFFAKEKRAEIISRDPDLSKDVATVGKMIGEAWNKLDELEKAPYEKKAQEDKVRYEREKVEYAKTKMKA, from the coding sequence ATGGATcccatgaaaaaatttaacggAATGAAAAACATGGGAGGCAAGGAAGTGCGCAAACGAAGAAAGAACAAGAAGGATCCACATGCACCAAAGAGATCACTATCCGCGTACATGTTTTTCGCGAAGGAGAAGAGAGCAGAGATCATAAGTCGAGATCCCGATTTAAGCAAAGATGTTGCAACTGTTGGCAAGATGATTGGAGAGGCATGGAATAAATTGGACGAGCTTGAAAAGGCTccatacgaaaaaaaagcacaggAGGATAAAGTCAGATACGAACGGGAAAAGGTGGAGTACGccaaaacgaaaatgaaggCATAA
- a CDS encoding hypothetical protein (putative), which translates to MCLNFFDIMHKITKISSVKSLKTYEQPISSQISQVMFDLPALIQSSCPQTINYNVVGKGLYERLYDDGSNFSLNQYIYDDEVYYKKFLLNAIQNLKDNQEDSELLKSQREIYKIKKKYESKHVNKGKITSFDPIPKLVNFMLPEPRDSRIESTYDYMDNPELVEVLLSSLFQS; encoded by the exons atgtgcctaAACTTTTTTGACATTATGCATAAAATAACCAAAATCAGTTCAGTGAAAAGTTTAAAAACGTATGAGCAGCCTATATCTTCCCAAATTAGTCAAGTCATGTTTGACCTGCCTGCCCTCATTCAGAGTTCCTGTCCACAGACAATAAACTATAACGTTGTGGGGAAAGGACTCTACGAGCGGCTTTACGATGACGGGTCAAATTTTAGCTTGAACCAGTACATTTACGATGACGAG GTTTACTACAAGAAGTTTCTCCTGAATGCCATCCAAAATTTGAAGGATAATCA GGAAGACAGCGAATTGCTTAAATCGCAACgggaaatttacaaaataaaaaaaaaat aTGAAAGCAAGCATGTGAACAAGGGCAAAATCACCTCTTTTGACCCCATTCCCAAATTAGTGAATTTCATG CTGCCGGAACCGCGTGATAGCAGAATCGAAAGCACCTACGATTATATGGACAACCCCGAACTTGTGGAAGTCCTTCTATCATCCCTGTTTCaaagttaa
- a CDS encoding hypothetical protein (putative), whose translation MIRKKYKNFNDPRDSDKTLNLCFLIHPSYYTVLELEEEDLINNEIRHNFLQLARKINIYDKTEPKKNYKKTDSLARELSYIKSWELLKHTYKFKMPILFQNIKKFNLHHHEMINYFAINYYARKRNLVRNKIMATIHRDRCFIIDTDMVYSMTPEYIAKNIGNSIIPEEKKEPRWRPRVRRERALPLCERKKRRYNENVLVRKDTEEGRSFGELLPGDQGEDVGEKMMVWEEGEEAEVVRVEEVEEGEEAEVVRVEEVEEGEEGEMGEVPTVHAKPRAKTPPRARNPTKKEDSDKVLIYLDPFCGAGGNSLNIELARVKECQHNCKFYNNNVDFIVCDFFNIVNLFRENTIDVVFLSIPWGGPSYKKKKNFKLHCPGKKLTVYSCLRESMKLTKNVIFYLPRNVCMMDLYGLFWYYQKLANGKNKLKNQSTSNELFIELYANRARCLVDEQHDNSVQNFHYFFNKQADMQSNEFDIGKQGNLFSINIDECNQFLNQPKEQKKKKKKRRTIGHVEDIYKINVTGERSEVKVREGKRAKARGGERAKTEAKSEGGTKGEGGRTAQGGTKGEGSRTVQGESGAQIEATGSGNATDKRADRGRKKKRASVWKWHNTCMVVYLGKITKVLKKNKTINYNSIYYLHKELSKCNMEKVRNRGEMNFSLYRHLCNKKKNIIHNITKKVEKREICVNKNERTYNILINHKNVFFLNYFIDKKLNELMNNILGLFFKNVKNIIGFEKVSFLNKVFINLDSSLLNALTRRLTMGHNIKKYETYIYSDMLGKSCGLYVITDYFNFILSEIKKVVIILFGIYLHDISFMKYFFKKQKYQ comes from the exons atgattcgaaaaaagtacaaaaatttcaacGACCCCCGAGACAGCGATAAAACGTTGAACCTATGCTTCCTGATTCACCCGAGTTACTACACAGTGTTGGAgttggaagaagaagatttGATAAACAATGAAATACGACACAACTTCTTGCAGCTcgcaagaaaaattaatatatatgacaAAACAGAGccaaagaaaaattacaaaaaaacagataGCCTAGCTAGAGAGCTAAGTTATATCAAAAGCTGGGAACTATTAAAACACacgtataaatttaaaatgcccattttatttcaaaatataaaaaaatttaatttgcaCCACCATGAGATGATTAATTATTTTGCGATAAATTACTATGCgaggaaaaggaatttagtgaggaataaaataatggCAACAATACATAGGGACAGGTGTTTTATCATAGACACGGATATGGTTTACTCCATGACTCCTGAGTACATTGCTAAGAATATCGGGAATAGCATAATACCtgaggagaagaaagaacCTAGATGGAGGCCAAGGGTTAGAAGGGAAAGAGCGCTGCCTTTGTgtgaaaggaagaaaaggcgTTACAATGAAAATGTGTTGGTGAGGAAAGACACCGAGGAGGGGCGGTCATTCGGGGAGTTGCTGCCTGGCGATCAGGGCGAAGACGTTGGTGAGAAGATGATGGTGTgggaggaaggagaggaggCCGAGGTGGTGAGAgtggaggaagtggaagaaggagaggaggcCGAAGTGGTGAGAGTGGAGGAAGtggaggaaggagaggagggCGAAATGGGAGAAGTGCCGACGGTACACGCGAAGCCAAGGGCAAAGACCCCTCCGAGAGCGCGCAATCcaacgaagaaggaagacTCAGACAAAGTGCTAATTTACCTGGACCCCTTTTGCGGGGCTGGAGGAAATAGCCTAA ACATCGAACTCGCACGAGTGAAGGAATGCCAACAtaattgcaaattttataataacaaCGTAGATTTTATTGtgtgcgatttttttaatatagtaaatttatttaggGAAAATACAATCGATGTAGTTTTTCTGAGTATCCCCTGGGGAGGACCAtcatacaaaaagaaaaaaaatttcaagttACACTGCCCAGGGAAGAAATTAACTGTATATTCCTGTTTGAGGGAATCCATgaagttaacaaaaaatgtaattttttatttgcctcGAAATGTGTGTATGATGGATTTGTATGGCCTATTCTGGTACTACCAGAAATTggcaaatggaaaaaataaattaaaaaaccaAAGCACATCGAACGAACTTTTTATCGAGCTGTATGCCAACAGAGCTAGGTGCCTAGTGGACGAACAACACGACAACAGTGTCCAAAATTTTCACTACTTTTTTAACAAGCAGGCAGACATGCAGAGCAACGAGTTCGACATTGGGAAGCAGGGAAATCTTTTCAGCATTAACATAGATGAATGCAACCAATTTTTGAATCAGCCCaaggagcaaaaaaagaaaaagaagaagaggcgGACCATTGGGCATGTGGAAGACATTTACAAGATTAATGTGACGGGGGAGAGAAGTGAGGTCAAGGTGAGAGAGGGGAAGAGGGCCAAGGCGAGAGGGGGAGAGAGGGCCAAGACGGAGGCAAAAAGCGAAGGAGGCACAAAAGGCGAAGGAGGCAGAACAGCCCAAGGAGGCACAAAGGGCGAAGGAAGCAGAACAGTCCAAGGCGAATCGGGTGCCCAAATCGAAGCGACCGGGAGCGGCAACGCCACGGATAAACGCGCCGATCGTggcaggaagaagaagcgcgCGTCGGTGTGGAAATGGCATAACACGTGCATGGTTGTATACCTGGGGAAAATAACCAAAGTgctaaagaaaaacaaaacgatcAATTACAACAGCATATACTACCTGCACAAGGAGTTATCCAAATGTAACATGGAAAAGGTGAGAAACAGGGGAGAGATGAATTTCTCCCTGTACAGACATttatgcaataaaaaaaaaaacatcattcACAATATCACGAAGAAAGTTGAAAAGAGAGAAATTTgtgtaaacaaaaatgaaaggacgtataacattttaattaatcacAAAAATGTCTTCTTCCTAAATTACTTTAtcgataaaaaattaaacgaacTTATGAACAACATccttggccttttttttaaaaatgtaaaaaatattattggGTTTGAAAAAGTCagctttttaaataaagtaTTTATTAACTTGGACAGTTCCCTATTAAACGCCTTAACGAGAAGATTAACAATGGGacataacataaaaaaatatgaaacgTATATTTATTCGGACATGTTGGGTAAGAGTTGCGGGCTATATGTGATAACAGATTAttttaacttcattttgagtgaaattaaaaaagtagtTATCATTCTGTTTGGAATTTATTTGCACGACATCagttttatgaaatatttttttaaaaagcaaaagtaccaataa
- a CDS encoding hypothetical protein (putative) produces the protein MAKQRLTALDIRAIITLCKNILVGCVVTNIYNISNKIYVLKCSKKEQKYFFLVEAEKRIHITEWKREKDVMPSAFTMKLRKHLRSRKITNISQLGGDRVVDIQFGFDDKACHLIVELYIAGNIILTDNNHKILSILKSNDAIGKKYKINDVYNVEEHTSILLHKNLEIIDIENVKKSINEMMLLYNEVTLEDVSSISKDVVVDEGRTGAMSHEFQNGQVEDTNVGLAQNKAIFGERAKGVDEKDTVSKKDTVSKKATVSKQRSDNNNGVRTQKGTVKNGGEEEAHRGSEGKAKNKGNSNAKLKSAKHVEDKTSASLNNSSNKKISTPIGSDNEKSKKMKKLKTLTDLASKLIVFAHSDLIIHSLIACDVNPSDSLEKYSLSDLGQILFKAINEALCVLNSFSIEGSCVKGYGFVPRGSAKCEKGTKAEKNKTDGGGGEGKIEAKTNDDKGAVKEEDKNGEVIAFTEFSPIILNNHKNKVEENKLEVINFDDFNKCVDTYFSRMELSKYDKQQEVIKIKKSLTKMDKIKLDHERRIEQLEKEVSSLKKKISLIQMNDELVEQAIQLMRAAVATNANWEKIWEHIKLFKKQNHPIALRISSVNFNNCEMELLLDDEEATEQGSDDLSSEANEQGSDDPSSEANEQQSKGKASNREVATRSRFAVTINLNNSVYGNVEDYQKLRKKAEEKIRKTKISTNFAVKKVEKKKKKKINRRENITRQRVYWFEKFHWFISSENYLVIAGRDALQNEILFRRYFQKNDIYVHADIHGASTCIIKNPHKDIPIPEKTLSEAGQLAICRSSAWNNKIITSAWWVHYHQVSKSAPAGEYLKTGSFVIRGKKNYLPHVKLEMGLCIIFQVDNAALDNNEENNLDDTQRSFENDGEKRSSDGDHAVVGDAVVGDAVVGGAPMDTCTGEGCTGGGCIQAGNPYTGPTEGSFIPATVLTKGRPPHNSGSISAECTSPSASNMCFELQDAPEGIKNANCVNRCVASIVPCRGYLKRCERKKRHLYNHFVGFFLPDRNRTNLLNQNFEKKFDQVFPILEKLGIVYSYDYAIVKGLLRWVASNLCSDEHNYRAVFKSLIRSRNGHLSKCGMCTAGKRAYKRLLFIIYKICMYFFLDTYYPFLKEYTSLGDSTLEEAFPILNPFFRRLKNAITFFVSHKGFAQKGSYTCLNLYLEGIPSMACTGRHDGSFDGLGGCTRMVSNGMELKKFFSPSFRNGGSPEWLENNCVKDYLCERGKKRIPFIFVECMVYGAPPPVAFKDEDPNDSESDKKVKEELVDHPSVSSHDEKREYNEGEEKTKKVSFVRDDGEEGPKLVRPARSRKATGFVKMDMSKLLQEIEEEEQQEGEEVGGGVEATKETGTSTKVTLCEAGERRGEKKSVTFTSEDESAGDAKQPSLNVPRPVRSRKPTGFVKMDVSKLLEQIGNEHSFEDAGEASEASAVSQVTLVSNSNIEIKEDGAKQERTNVTFSENSRRPSIRKKSVSFSSEDEHIYVERQESLTMPRPVRSRKPTGYVKMDVSKLLEEIENEEKSDGAGTDGASGAADEAGVSGDTDETSLANHVNGLHAEDEHKEETPKVTFAEGALSTDLKKKSVSFSYEDVYMQGEKNESMNAPRPVRSRKPTGFVKMDVSKLLEEIDLEEKYDEGQEDTEKMEPQGVKGTDMTPSDDQKEKKVTFTPQGGKSVSVKEPMSPSFSRPARPRKATGFVKMDLSKLLEDVEGGEEHGGENGGDRSSDAGAAPQGKKDFDGDNDDDDDNDDDDDDGGGEEGSCQESEESDESEESDESNQSDESDQSDESDQSDSDDQTDRDGGDSDSDDSHDGNVQSSGNKRREKGNNKKGSHEEGTNEGNGDDQNGERKCRNNSNKQSENKAKKNAIKEQSVSANHGTVKDQKKDKVIKW, from the exons ATGGCGAAACAAAGGTTGACGGCCTTGGATATACGTGCGATAATCACCCTGTGCAAAAACATCCTTGTCGGATGTGTAGTAACGAACATTTATAACATCTCCAACAAAATTTACGTTTTAAAATGCTCgaaaaaggagcagaagtattttttcctaGTGGAAGCTGAAAAGAGAATCCATATAACAGaatggaaaagggaaaaagatgTGATGCCATCGGCATTTACTATGAAGTTAAGGAAGCATTTGAGGTCTAGAAAAATTACCAACATAAGCCAACTGGGAGGAGACAGAGTCGTTGATATTCAATTTGGCTTCGACGATAAAGCATGCCATCTTATTGTGGAGTTATACATTGCTGGAAATATTATCCTCACAGACAATAACCATAAAATACtgtccattttgaagagCAATGATGCTATCggaaagaaatataaaataaatgatgtgTACAATGTAGAAGAACACACATCCATCTTGCTGCACAAAAATTTGGAGATAATCGACAtagaaaatgtaaagaagAGTATCAACGAAATGATGCTTCTTTATAACGAAGTCACCCTTGAGGATGTTTCTTCCATATCGAAGGATGTAGTAGTTGATGAGGGGCGTACTGGCGCCATGTCGCATGAGTTTCAAAATGGCCAAGTGGAAGATACGAATGTGGGGTTGgcacaaaataaagcaatTTTTGGTGAACGCGCCAAGGGTGTGGACGAAAAGGACACAGTCAGCAAAAAGGACACAGTGAGCAAAAAGGCCACGGTCAGCAAACAGAGGAGTGACAATAATAATGGTGTTAGGACACAAAAGGGAACTGTAAAGAATGGCggtgaggaagaagcacacCGAGGCAGTGAgggtaaagcaaaaaataagggGAACAGCAACGCCAAATTGAAAAGCGCCAAACATGTGGAGGATAAAACATCGGCAAGTTTGAACAACAGctcgaataaaaaaatcagtaCCCCCATTGGTAGCGATAAtgagaaaagtaaaaagatgaagaagctTAAAACGTTGACTGATTTAGCCAGCAAGCTTATTGTGTTTGCTCATAGCGATTTAATTATCCATTCGTTAATCGCATGTGATGTGAACCCCTCCGATTCGTTGGAGAAATACAGCTTGAGTGACTTGGGCCAGATTTTGTTCAAAGCGATAAATGAGGCGCTATGTGTGCTGAACAGTTTTAGCATCGAGGGGAGTTGCGTGAAGGGGTACGGCTTTGTCCCGAGGGGTAGTGCAAAATgcgaaaagggaacaaaagcGGAAAAGAATAAAACCGACGGTGGGGGTGGTGAAGGGAAAATTGAAGCCAAGACGAATGATGACAAAGGAGCAGTCAAGGAGGaagacaaaaatggggaagtgaTCGCATTTACAGAGTTTTCCCCAATCATTTTGAacaatcataaaaataaagtggaggaaaataaattggaGGTCATTAATTTTGATGACTTTAACAAATGCGTAGATACCTATTTCAGTAGAATGGAATTGTCCAAGTACGACAAACAGCAGGAAGTGattaagattaaaaaatctcTTActaaaatggataaaattaAGTTAGACCATGAAAGGAGAATTGAACAGTTAGAGAAGGAAGTTAGTtcgttgaagaaaaaaatttccctaATTCAAATGAACGACGAATTGGTTGAGCAAGCCATACAGTTAATGCGTGCCGCGGTGGCGACGAATGccaattgggaaaaaatctGGGAGCATATTAAGCTTTTTAAGAAGCAGAATCATCCCATAGCATTGCGGATTAGCTCCGTGAATTTTAACAACTGCGAAATGGAGTTGCTGTTAGATGATGAAGAGGCAACCGAACAGGGAAGCGATGACCTCTCTAGTGAAGCAAACGAACAGGGAAGCGACGATCCATCCAGTGAGGCAAACGAACAACAgtcaaaagggaaagcatCCAACAGGGAGGTTGCAACAAGAAGCAGGTTTGCAGTTACCATAAATTTAAACAACTCTGTGTATGGAAATGTAGAAGATTATCAGAAGCTGAGAAAGAaggcagaagaaaaaatcaggaaaacaaaaatatccACCAACTTTgctgtaaaaaaagtggaaaaaaaaaagaaaaagaaaataaacagaAGGGAAAACATAACAAGACA AAGAGTCTACTGGTTTGAGAAGTTCCACTGGTTTATCTCGtcggaaaattatttagtcATTGCTGGGAGGGACGCtctgcaaaatgaaattttgtttAGGAGGTATTTCCAAAAGAATGATATTTATGTGCATGCAGATATTCATGGTGCTTCGACATGTATTATCAAAAATCCGCATAAGGACATCCCCATTCCGGAGAAAACCCTGTCCGAGGCTGgccagctagccatttgtAGAAGTTCTGCAtggaataataaaattattacttCGGCTTGGTGGGTGCATTACCATCAAGTTAGCAAATCAGCCCCAGCAGGGGAATACTTAAAAACGGGGTCCTTTGTAAtcagggggaagaagaattatTTGCCGCACGTCAAGCTGGAAATGGGATtgtgtataatttttcagGTGGACAATGCTGCGCTGGACAATAACGAGGAAAACAATTTGGACGACACGCAGAGGAGCTTCGAAAATGATGGTGAGAAGAGGAGCAGCGACGGAGATCACGCAGTTGTGGGGGATGCCGTTGTGGGGGATGCCGTTGTGGGGGGTGCCCCTATGGATACCTGCACCGGAGAGGGTTGCACCGGAGGGGGTTGCATCCAAGCTGGTAATCCTTACACTGGTCCAACGGAAGGAAGTTTCATCCCTGCGACAGTTCTTACGAAGGGTAGACCCCCACACAACAGTGGTAGTATATCCGCCGAATGTACCTCCCCTTCGGCATCGAACATGTGCTTCGAATTGCAGGATGCCCCAGAAGGTATAAAGAATGCGAATTGTGTGAACAGGTGCGTTGCGTCAATTGTGCCATGTAGGGGGTATTTAAAAAGGTgtgaaaggaagaagagacATTTATACAACCATTTTGTTGGCTTCTTCCTTCCAGACAGAAATAGAACAAATCTGTTGAATCagaattttgagaaaaagtTCGACCAggtctttcccattttggaaaaattaggAATCGTGTACAGTTACGATTATGCTATTGTGAAAGGGTTGTTAAGATGGGTAGCATCCAATTTGTGCTCCGATGAACATAATTACAGAGCAGTATTTAAGTCCCTCATACGTAGCAGAAATGGGCATTTATCAAAATGCGGTATGTGCACCGCTGGGAAGAGGGCTTACAAAAGGTTGCTATtcataatttacaaaatctGCATGTATTTCTTTCTAGATACTTattacccctttttgaaaGAGTACACGTCGTTGGGGGATTCCACTTTGGAAGAagctttccccattttgaacccattttttagaaggttaaaaaatgctataactttttttgtttcgcaTAAAGGGTTTGCACAGAAGGGCAGTTACACATGTCTcaatttatatttagaaGGAATCCCAAGTATGGCGTGCACTGGTAGGCATGATGGCTCGTTTGACGGATTGGGAGGTTGTACGAGGATGGTTAGTAATGGGATGGAATTGaagaagtttttttctcctagCTTTAGGAATGGAGGGTCACCCGAATGGCTTGAGAATAACTGTGTAAAGGATTATTTAtgcgaaaggggaaaaaaacggatcccatttatttttgtcgaGTGCATGGTGTACGGGGCGCCCCCCCCAGTGGCCTTCAAAGATGAGGACCCAAATGATTCAGAGTCGGATAAGAAAGTAAAGGAGGAACTGGTCGACCACCCATCGGTAAGTAGCCATGATGAGAAGAGAGAGTATAAcgaaggggaggagaagacaaaaaaagtttccTTTGTAAGGGATGATGGTGAAGAAGGTCCCAAATTGGTAAGACCCGCGAGGTCGCGCAAGGCTACAgggtttgtaaaaatggacatGAGTAAGCTGCTCCAGGAGatagaggaggaagagcagcaggaaggagaagaagtaggAGGAGGGGTAGAGGCAACCAAGGAGACAGGCACCTCCACCAAAGTTACGCTTTGCGAAGCGGGGGAGAGAaggggtgagaaaaaaagcgtCACATTTACGTCAGAGGATGAGTCGGCTGGTGATGCAAAACAACCCTCGTTGAATGTGCCTAGGCCAGTAAGGTCACGCAAACCCACGGGCTTCGTCAAAATGGATGTAAGCAAGTTGTTGGAGCAGATAGGGAATGAACACAGTTTTGAGGATGCGGGAGAGGCGAGTGAAGCGAGCGCGGTGAGCCAGGTGACCCTTGTGAGTAATTCAAATATCGAGATTAAGGAGGACGGAGCCAAGCAAGAACGGACAAATGTGACGTTCAGCGAGAATTCGCGTAGACCCagtataagaaaaaaaagcgtgtCTTTCAGTTCTGAGGATGAACATATCTACGTCGAAAGGCAAGAGTCGCTCACCATGCCGAGGCCGGTTAGGTCGCGAAAGCCCACAGGTTATGTCAAGATGGATGTTAGCAAGTTGCTGGAGGAGATAGAGAATGAAGAGAAGTCCGACGGGGCGGGTACAGATGGTGCATCTGGTGCAGCTGATGAAGCGGGTGTTTCTGGCGATACGGACGAAACGAGCCTTGCGAACCATGTGAATGGTCTCCATGCAGAGGACGAACATAAGGAGGAGACACCAAAAGTGACGTTCGCCGAGGGTGCACTTAGTAccgatttgaagaaaaaaagcgtgTCCTTCAGTTACGAAGATGTTTATATGCAAGGCGAGAAAAATGAATCGATGAATGCGCCCAGGCCAGTGAGGTCGCGCAAACCCACAGGCTTCGTCAAAATGGATGTTAGCAAGTTGCTGGAGGAGATAGATCTTGAAGAGAAGTATGACGAAGGGCAGGAagacacagaaaaaatggaaccaCAAGGGGTGAAAGGCACTGACATGACTCCAAGTGATgatcaaaaggaaaaaaaagttaccttTACTCCGCAGGGTGGAAAATCTGTTTCTGTGAAGGAACCAATGTCACCGAGCTTTTCCAGACCGGCCAGACCTCGCAAAGCAACTGGTTTTGTCAAAATGGATTTGAGCAAGCTGCTGGAGGATGTggaagggggagaggagcACGGAGGGGAGAATGGCGGAGACAGAAGTAGTGACGCAGGGGCGGCACCACAAGGGAAGAAAGATTTCGATGGTGACAACGATGATGACGACGACAAtgacgacgacgatgatgatggaggtggagaagaaggaagctGTCAGGAAAGCGAGGAATCGGACGAGAGCGAGGAATCGGACGAGAGCAACCAATCGGACGAGAGCGACCAATCGGATGAGAGCGACCAATCGGACAGCGATGACCAAACGGATAGGGATGGAGGGGACAGCGACAGTGATGATAGCCATGATGGAAACGTACAATCCAGTGGAAATAAACgtagggaaaaaggaaataataaaaagggaagtcaTGAAGAAGGGACGAATGAGGGGAATGGGGAtgaccaaaatggggagagaaaatgtagaaataattcaaataaaCAGAGTGAAAAtaaggccaaaaaaaatgccataaAGGAACAAAGTGTTTCTGCTAACCACGGAACTGTGAAggaccaaaaaaaggataaggtAATAAAGTGGTAA
- a CDS encoding hypothetical protein (putative) has product MKESNCYEIVVKTESENVQKYIAECLEKMKIGNVKIVGRHHGIAKAFTLLELLKKEAKDINHIIRYKNLKATGSDRRRILEINIFLSLRN; this is encoded by the exons ATGAAGGAGTCGAACTGTTACGAAATAGTTGTCAAAACTGAGTCGGAGAacgtacaaaaatatattgcgGAATGCCttgagaaaatgaaaata ggAAATGTCAAAATCGTAGGGAGGCATCATGGAATTGCCAAGGCGTTCACTCTGTTGGAGctgttaaaaaaggaggccaAGGATATCAACCACATTATACGATACAAAAACTTGAAA GCCACCGGATCTGATAGAAGAAGGATCCTCGAAATTAACATATTCCTTTCTCTGCGAAATTAG